From the genome of Scytonema hofmannii PCC 7110, one region includes:
- a CDS encoding AAA family ATPase, producing the protein MIILCTHNDGGVGKTTLAVHAAGVLLSPLYTTLLVDCDDQADFWQFYTGREPNKAQDIDTQGYRTIISNKERKSIKSLAKPQQYDRVVLDIDSPLKNTVQVIVGNDPDIILVPVNKSQKTKALRNLPRTLKVISQLSKPGFAPKVIVVPLGISKDSVAQVVERIDQDNQPNQCEIASEMPDLQELMQIALYEDRKYIWEYENYEYLFEYFCTILEI; encoded by the coding sequence TTGATAATTCTTTGTACTCATAATGATGGAGGGGTAGGTAAAACAACCTTAGCTGTCCATGCTGCAGGTGTACTATTATCCCCGTTATACACAACCCTATTAGTAGACTGTGATGACCAAGCAGACTTTTGGCAATTTTATACTGGTCGAGAGCCTAATAAGGCGCAAGACATAGATACTCAGGGTTACAGAACAATTATCTCTAACAAAGAACGAAAGTCAATTAAGAGCTTAGCCAAACCACAACAATACGATCGCGTTGTTTTAGATATTGATAGTCCTTTAAAGAACACAGTTCAAGTCATTGTTGGTAACGATCCGGATATCATATTAGTTCCTGTCAACAAATCACAAAAAACTAAGGCACTACGTAACCTTCCCAGAACGCTTAAGGTAATTTCCCAACTGTCCAAACCTGGTTTTGCTCCAAAAGTGATTGTCGTTCCTTTAGGAATATCAAAAGACTCCGTAGCACAGGTAGTTGAAAGAATAGACCAGGATAATCAACCAAATCAGTGCGAAATTGCTTCTGAGATGCCAGACTTACAAGAATTGATGCAAATTGCGCTCTACGAAGATAGGAAGTATATTTGGGAGTATGAGAATTATGAATATTTGTTTGAATATTTTTGTACAATTTTAGAAATTTGA
- a CDS encoding restriction endonuclease → MDYLEIDALIQGIVYCDPAVKQDLGRRFAAYLGLKPGKAGADGGIDGEGEINGQKVYFQSKLSKNLLDASLVAEFWGYLTKYEADIGVMLAGIGYTSGFQSRLEQFPNIDKLKIHLLTLEDIFAETLKFEEAVIDLPPLQDLSSGKWASFR, encoded by the coding sequence ATGGATTACTTGGAAATTGATGCTTTAATACAGGGAATCGTATACTGCGATCCAGCAGTTAAACAAGATCTTGGACGTCGGTTTGCTGCTTATCTTGGACTAAAGCCAGGTAAAGCAGGAGCAGATGGAGGAATAGATGGAGAAGGAGAAATTAACGGGCAAAAGGTTTATTTTCAGTCGAAATTGTCTAAAAATCTGCTAGATGCTTCATTGGTAGCAGAGTTTTGGGGGTACTTGACAAAATACGAAGCTGATATTGGTGTGATGCTAGCAGGCATTGGCTACACATCTGGGTTTCAATCACGGTTGGAACAATTCCCGAATATCGATAAATTGAAAATTCACTTATTGACTTTAGAAGATATTTTTGCAGAAACTCTCAAATTTGAAGAAGCTGTAATAGATTTACCTCCACTACAGGATTTGAGTAGTGGTAAATGGGCAAGCTTTAGGTAA
- a CDS encoding Uma2 family endonuclease — protein sequence MTHALPKLVTYEEFIDWYPNDGKRYELRNGVIIEMPPPTGDHEKVVGFLAEKITIEYVRLGLPYRIPKTAFVKTPSAKSTYLPDILLLNLDNLRNEVLFQKQSTVTQSTSVPLVVEVVSTNWRDDYHLKFADYEEMGIPEYWIADYAGLGGRDFIGNPKQPAMFVCELVDGEYVKTLFRGNNQIVSPTFPQLNITAQQIFDAAL from the coding sequence ATGACCCACGCCCTACCTAAATTAGTAACCTACGAAGAATTTATCGACTGGTATCCAAACGACGGAAAGCGCTATGAATTACGCAATGGAGTTATTATTGAGATGCCACCGCCAACTGGAGACCATGAAAAAGTTGTTGGATTTTTAGCCGAGAAAATTACCATAGAGTATGTCAGATTAGGGTTACCGTATCGTATCCCCAAAACTGCTTTTGTTAAGACACCTTCTGCCAAATCCACTTACTTACCCGATATTTTGTTACTAAACCTTGATAATCTCAGGAATGAAGTTCTTTTTCAAAAACAGTCAACAGTCACTCAATCAACATCTGTCCCCTTAGTAGTCGAAGTCGTTAGCACTAATTGGCGGGATGATTATCACCTCAAGTTTGCCGATTATGAGGAAATGGGCATTCCTGAATACTGGATTGCGGATTATGCCGGGTTGGGAGGACGTGATTTTATCGGGAATCCCAAACAACCAGCTATGTTTGTGTGCGAACTTGTAGATGGGGAATATGTGAAGACTTTGTTTAGGGGTAATAACCAAATCGTTTCCCCCACTTTTCCCCAACTCAACATCACCGCACAACAGATTTTTGATGCGGCTTTGTAA
- a CDS encoding peptidylprolyl isomerase, translating into MTPILQIGSQIITKSNIVPLLKQYGILPQLVQEMVVESAISNITLSQEETVQIYKQFYQQQQLNSDADLQAWLQSRGIDRKQLDYQVTRNVKLENFKKTTWGDKLQSYFVQRKAKLDRVVYSLIRVKDICIAQELYFRIQEGEQSFSELAREYSDGPEAQTGGILGPVELGVPHPALAKMLSSVQPGQLLPPTPLGDWIVIVRLEKFLPAQLDEATKQRLVNELYENWLQTQLKECMQNIKEEFPEIQDEYKGIKSLDSASRVVNSEANNLS; encoded by the coding sequence ATGACCCCAATTTTACAAATAGGTTCGCAAATTATTACAAAAAGTAATATCGTTCCTCTACTCAAGCAGTACGGGATACTCCCGCAGTTGGTACAAGAAATGGTCGTAGAATCGGCAATTTCTAACATTACCCTGTCACAAGAAGAAACAGTTCAGATCTACAAGCAGTTTTATCAACAGCAACAGCTGAATTCTGATGCGGATCTCCAAGCTTGGTTGCAATCCCGTGGAATAGACCGCAAACAACTCGATTATCAAGTGACCCGCAACGTTAAGCTCGAAAACTTTAAGAAAACGACTTGGGGCGATAAATTGCAATCTTACTTTGTCCAACGCAAAGCAAAGTTAGATAGAGTTGTTTATTCTCTGATACGGGTTAAAGATATTTGTATTGCCCAAGAATTGTACTTCCGAATTCAAGAAGGAGAACAATCGTTTAGCGAACTGGCTCGCGAATATTCAGATGGTCCGGAAGCCCAAACAGGTGGTATACTCGGTCCTGTGGAGTTAGGAGTTCCCCATCCAGCTTTAGCTAAAATGCTGTCATCAGTTCAGCCCGGTCAACTTTTGCCTCCCACGCCTTTAGGTGATTGGATTGTGATAGTGCGGCTCGAAAAGTTTTTGCCAGCACAATTGGATGAAGCAACAAAGCAGCGTCTAGTGAATGAATTATATGAAAATTGGCTGCAAACTCAGTTAAAAGAATGCATGCAAAATATTAAAGAGGAATTTCCAGAAATTCAAGATGAATACAAGGGAATTAAGAGCCTTGATAGCGCTTCCCGTGTAGTTAATTCTGAGGCAAATAATTTAAGCTAG
- a CDS encoding NUDIX hydrolase, with protein MIRWLEWAQKLQAIAQIGLTYSQNPYDIERFKSIQVIAAEIAATHSNVEHSYILDLFTREVGYATPKVDVRGVVFCENQILLVKEREDGCWTLPGGWADVGESPSEAAVKEVLEESGYLTRAVKLLAVYDRDRQGHPPHANYIYKLFFLCELLSGSPSPSIETEEVSFFPEDGIPKLSLGRVTPTQITRLFEHHRNPNLPTDFD; from the coding sequence ATGATAAGATGGCTTGAATGGGCGCAAAAATTGCAAGCGATCGCTCAAATTGGTCTGACCTATTCTCAAAATCCTTACGATATCGAACGGTTTAAATCAATACAGGTAATTGCTGCTGAAATCGCAGCAACTCATTCAAACGTCGAACATAGCTACATTCTTGATTTATTTACCCGTGAAGTGGGATACGCAACCCCCAAGGTTGACGTGCGCGGAGTCGTGTTTTGCGAAAATCAGATTTTGTTAGTTAAAGAACGTGAAGACGGTTGTTGGACACTACCTGGCGGATGGGCTGATGTAGGAGAATCCCCTAGCGAAGCAGCCGTCAAAGAAGTTCTCGAAGAATCAGGTTATCTTACCCGTGCTGTCAAATTACTAGCCGTTTATGACAGAGACAGACAGGGACATCCACCACATGCAAATTACATATATAAGCTGTTTTTTCTTTGCGAACTTCTTAGTGGTTCTCCATCACCTAGTATTGAAACGGAAGAAGTCAGTTTTTTTCCAGAAGATGGCATTCCAAAACTTTCTCTTGGGCGTGTGACACCAACTCAAATCACTCGACTTTTTGAACATCACCGCAATCCAAATTTACCCACAGACTTTGACTAG
- a CDS encoding phosphoglycerate kinase, translating into MSKKSLANLSTADLSGKRALVRVDFNVPLDDAGNITDDTRIRAALQTIQDLTQKGAKVILASHFGRPKGVDDKLRLTPVAKRLSELLGQEVVKTDDSIGDDVAAKVAALQNGQVLLLENVRFYKEEEQNDSEFAQKLAANADLYVNDAFGTAHRAHASTEGVTKYLKPSVAGYLIEKELQYLQNAIENPQRPLVAIIGGSKVSSKIGVIEALLEKCDKLILGGGMIFTFFKARGLNVGKSLVEEDKLELAESLEAKAKEKGVTFLLPTDVVVADKFAADANSQVVSVENIPDGWMGLDIGPDSVKLFQDALADCKTVIWNGPMGVFEFDKFAAGTEAVAQTLAEISKTGAITIIGGGDSVAAVEKVGLADQMSHISTGGGASLELLEGKVLPGIAALDEA; encoded by the coding sequence GTGTCAAAGAAATCTTTGGCAAATTTGTCTACAGCAGACTTGTCTGGTAAACGCGCCCTAGTGCGAGTTGACTTTAACGTACCTCTAGATGATGCCGGTAACATCACAGATGATACTCGCATCCGGGCAGCTCTACAAACCATTCAGGATTTGACGCAGAAGGGAGCTAAGGTAATTCTAGCAAGTCATTTTGGACGACCCAAGGGTGTCGATGATAAACTTCGCCTAACTCCGGTTGCCAAGCGCCTCTCTGAGTTATTGGGGCAAGAAGTTGTGAAAACTGATGACTCCATCGGCGATGATGTTGCTGCCAAAGTCGCAGCATTGCAAAATGGTCAAGTTCTCTTACTAGAAAACGTCCGTTTTTACAAGGAAGAGGAACAAAATGACTCTGAGTTTGCCCAAAAATTAGCTGCAAATGCAGATTTGTATGTTAATGATGCTTTTGGTACAGCACACCGCGCTCATGCTTCTACTGAAGGTGTCACAAAATACTTAAAACCTTCTGTTGCTGGTTATTTGATTGAAAAAGAATTGCAGTACCTGCAAAACGCTATCGAGAATCCCCAACGTCCTTTGGTGGCTATTATCGGTGGTTCCAAAGTTTCCAGCAAGATTGGTGTGATTGAAGCCCTTCTGGAGAAGTGTGACAAGCTGATCCTGGGTGGTGGTATGATTTTCACTTTCTTTAAAGCTCGTGGTTTAAATGTCGGTAAGTCTTTGGTGGAAGAAGACAAGCTGGAATTAGCTGAGTCTTTGGAAGCTAAAGCAAAGGAAAAGGGCGTAACTTTCCTGCTTCCTACTGATGTGGTAGTCGCAGATAAATTCGCTGCTGATGCCAACTCACAAGTCGTGAGCGTGGAAAATATACCCGACGGTTGGATGGGGTTGGATATTGGTCCTGACTCTGTCAAACTCTTCCAAGATGCCCTTGCTGATTGCAAAACGGTAATTTGGAACGGTCCAATGGGTGTGTTTGAATTTGATAAGTTTGCTGCTGGTACTGAGGCAGTTGCCCAGACTCTTGCCGAGATTAGCAAAACAGGCGCGATCACCATTATTGGCGGTGGTGATTCCGTCGCGGCTGTGGAAAAAGTTGGTTTAGCCGACCAAATGAGCCACATCTCCACTGGTGGGGGCGCTAGCTTGGAGTTGCTCGAAGGTAAGGTACTACCCGGTATCGCTGCCTTGGATGAAGCGTAA
- a CDS encoding universal stress protein translates to MFKTVLFPIDQSREAREAADVVVNIVQKYGSNLVLLSVVEEVTDSTGSVMTSPETVAQLLENAKSLFSQQGIPSETLERQGKPAFTICDVADEIGADLIIMGCRGLGLTDEGSQDSVTARVINLSPCPVLIVP, encoded by the coding sequence ATGTTCAAAACTGTATTATTTCCAATTGACCAAAGCCGAGAAGCACGAGAAGCAGCCGATGTGGTTGTGAATATTGTGCAAAAGTATGGTAGTAACTTGGTGCTACTGAGTGTGGTTGAAGAAGTTACAGATTCCACTGGAAGTGTAATGACATCCCCAGAGACAGTAGCCCAACTACTGGAAAATGCCAAATCCTTGTTTTCCCAACAAGGAATTCCATCTGAAACTCTTGAACGGCAAGGAAAACCAGCTTTTACCATCTGCGATGTTGCAGATGAGATAGGAGCAGATTTAATCATCATGGGCTGTCGCGGGTTGGGATTAACAGATGAGGGGTCACAAGATAGCGTGACAGCTCGCGTCATTAATCTTTCCCCCTGTCCCGTGTTGATAGTGCCGTAG
- a CDS encoding DEAD/DEAH box helicase translates to MALKKVSHSHTSAENPEALFRDIKNKQSKGLISHQADILRKYCQPETLNLPDVALQLPTGSGKTVVGLVLGEWRRCRFNEKVVYLCPTVQLVNQVVEQSLTICGIKANAFTGKQIEYSPNIKAEYTNQGQRVSNPIDKRTDLSGNRV, encoded by the coding sequence ATGGCACTCAAAAAAGTTAGTCATTCTCACACCTCCGCCGAAAACCCTGAAGCACTTTTCCGAGATATTAAAAATAAACAATCAAAAGGGTTAATTTCTCACCAAGCTGACATACTTAGAAAATATTGTCAGCCAGAAACTCTCAACCTACCAGATGTTGCCTTACAACTTCCAACTGGTAGCGGTAAGACAGTAGTGGGTCTTGTGCTCGGAGAATGGCGGCGTTGCCGTTTTAATGAAAAAGTAGTTTATCTTTGCCCTACTGTTCAGCTTGTGAATCAGGTGGTAGAACAATCATTAACCATTTGTGGGATAAAAGCAAATGCTTTTACAGGTAAACAAATTGAATACTCTCCTAATATCAAGGCTGAGTATACTAATCAGGGTCAGCGCGTCTCAAACCCTATTGACAAGAGGACTGACTTGAGCGGTAATAGGGTTTAA
- a CDS encoding helicase C-terminal domain-containing protein — MRGIVLDAHYSRLISNSPDLGDIQWVEKIPTPFLYERLEEITRILDTHINKDISDLYYSWSVLRDHLFSCHIYSSYHSILIRPVLPPTRTHQPFSNPKQRIYMSATLGEGGELERLAGTEKIFRLPVPDGWDQQGIGRRFFFFPERSLDEQASLNLGIDMIKETPRTLVLVPNDSTANQLEIQISTATSYKIFDAKEIEHSKQPFISEERAVAIVANRYDGIDLGGDECRLLIVKGLQKSINLQEKFLVTRMPASILFNDRVLTRIVQAVGRCTRADNDYAAVVVLGAELNSFLLDKDKRKYLHPEIQAEIEYGIEQSKDVQESDFIENLQIFLKHKEDWNEAEKEIIDLRDNLEQFQLPGLDKLQASVAHEVRYQNALWSGNFEKAVEECRSVLSSLSGDDVKGYRAFWCYLAGSAAWIAAQRGIASMEGVARDFFQRAASTTEGVSWLYQLSRLSIEEDQENQVDKFRLTSVIEGLESQLSQYGNYNDQKFEAQVKGILDNLQRVKDTQKDSKAFENGHERLGRLLGYQAGNSNGDADPDPWWIAYDDFCIVFEDHSTDNHGNPLGANKVKQATLHPNWIKQNISSLCKKSEIIPVVVTPCKSITNGAKPHTQGLCYWNQQDFQAWAEKAITVLRELKRSFPGEANLEWRKRAMQAYQDNGLDPASLAKNLRKRRLADLPIS; from the coding sequence ATGCGTGGAATAGTTCTAGATGCACACTATTCACGTTTGATTTCTAATTCTCCTGATTTAGGAGATATTCAATGGGTTGAAAAAATACCTACTCCATTCCTGTATGAAAGACTTGAAGAAATAACTAGAATACTGGATACACATATTAATAAAGATATAAGCGACTTATATTATTCTTGGTCTGTGCTAAGAGATCACTTATTTTCATGTCATATATACAGTAGCTATCACTCTATATTAATTCGTCCTGTTTTACCACCTACTCGTACTCATCAACCATTTTCCAATCCTAAACAACGCATATATATGTCTGCTACATTAGGAGAAGGGGGAGAACTAGAAAGGCTTGCAGGTACAGAAAAAATATTTCGTTTACCAGTTCCAGATGGATGGGATCAACAGGGCATTGGTCGTCGCTTTTTCTTTTTTCCAGAAAGGTCTCTTGATGAACAAGCTTCACTCAATCTTGGTATAGATATGATCAAAGAAACACCAAGAACTCTTGTCCTTGTTCCGAATGATTCTACTGCAAATCAACTCGAAATACAGATATCTACAGCGACTAGCTATAAAATATTTGATGCTAAAGAAATTGAGCATTCAAAGCAGCCTTTTATATCTGAAGAGAGAGCAGTAGCTATAGTTGCAAACCGATATGATGGTATTGATTTGGGAGGTGATGAATGTCGTTTATTAATAGTCAAAGGATTGCAAAAATCAATAAATCTTCAAGAAAAATTTTTAGTGACACGAATGCCAGCAAGTATTCTTTTTAATGACCGTGTGTTAACTAGGATTGTTCAGGCAGTTGGTCGTTGTACAAGAGCAGATAATGACTATGCCGCAGTGGTAGTTCTTGGAGCAGAATTGAATAGTTTTCTACTAGATAAGGATAAAAGAAAATATTTGCATCCAGAAATTCAAGCTGAGATAGAGTATGGAATTGAGCAATCTAAAGATGTTCAAGAATCGGATTTTATTGAAAATTTGCAAATTTTTCTAAAACATAAAGAAGATTGGAATGAAGCAGAGAAAGAGATTATAGATTTGAGAGATAATTTAGAACAATTTCAACTTCCAGGCTTAGATAAATTACAGGCATCTGTTGCTCATGAAGTTAGATATCAAAACGCACTTTGGAGTGGAAATTTTGAAAAGGCAGTTGAAGAATGTCGTTCTGTATTAAGTTCCCTGAGTGGAGATGATGTTAAAGGATATAGAGCTTTTTGGTGCTACCTTGCTGGAAGTGCAGCTTGGATAGCAGCACAACGTGGTATTGCTTCTATGGAAGGAGTCGCCCGTGATTTCTTTCAGCGTGCTGCTTCTACTACTGAAGGGGTTAGTTGGCTCTATCAACTCTCTAGGTTGAGTATAGAAGAAGATCAAGAAAATCAAGTTGATAAATTTAGGCTGACTTCTGTTATTGAAGGACTAGAATCACAGTTGTCACAATATGGCAATTACAATGATCAAAAGTTTGAAGCACAGGTAAAAGGAATTCTTGATAATCTCCAGAGAGTGAAGGATACTCAGAAAGACTCCAAAGCCTTTGAAAATGGGCATGAAAGATTAGGGCGTTTATTGGGTTATCAAGCTGGAAATTCTAACGGAGATGCTGATCCAGATCCCTGGTGGATTGCTTATGATGACTTTTGTATTGTATTTGAAGACCATTCAACTGATAATCATGGAAATCCACTAGGAGCCAACAAAGTTAAACAAGCAACTTTACACCCTAACTGGATTAAACAGAATATTTCATCACTTTGCAAAAAATCAGAAATCATACCTGTTGTGGTTACACCATGTAAAAGTATTACCAATGGTGCAAAGCCTCATACACAAGGTTTGTGCTATTGGAATCAGCAGGATTTTCAAGCCTGGGCTGAAAAAGCAATTACTGTACTACGTGAGCTAAAACGTAGTTTTCCTGGTGAAGCTAACTTGGAATGGAGAAAACGTGCTATGCAAGCTTATCAAGATAATGGTCTTGACCCAGCATCTTTAGCAAAAAATTTACGTAAGCGACGATTAGCTGACCTCCCAATTAGTTGA
- a CDS encoding ParB N-terminal domain-containing protein yields the protein MYNDELESRQLSLEELFLDPNNPRFSSERDKLTPENKIPDPKIQEKTLKKMSENFGVKEVRDSILRNGFLPMDRIVVRPINNHGNKYVVVEGNRRLSALKSLHRLIEESEINEEGINEEYLEKLKAATQTIEVLLYKGSSNDISWRLQGIRHISGIKEWSPAQQAILIARLKDEDGYSFTEVGQQFGLSGKAIGRLYRIHKSLNQMRTDDEYGDKAQNDQFTLFDEAYKHKTVRDWLEWDENEYKYKNTSNLKQFYSWIVPDEEHEEKLRRIKDPRHMRYLAELLDKKRPDLLNAIERHEMTIEEAWGRIDAASNNNGYDWVAEIDKAKKVVNGLPFQIFQEYPAPLKEALIELHSLVQMALSNLEK from the coding sequence ATGTACAATGATGAACTCGAATCACGTCAATTATCCTTAGAGGAGCTATTTTTAGATCCGAATAATCCTCGCTTTTCCAGCGAACGTGATAAGTTAACTCCTGAAAATAAAATTCCCGATCCAAAAATTCAAGAGAAAACTTTGAAGAAAATGAGCGAAAATTTTGGAGTGAAGGAGGTTCGCGATAGTATTCTTCGCAATGGATTTCTGCCAATGGATCGCATCGTTGTACGTCCCATTAATAATCATGGAAATAAATATGTTGTTGTCGAGGGAAACCGTCGCCTCTCAGCGCTCAAAAGCCTCCATCGTCTAATAGAAGAGAGTGAAATAAACGAGGAGGGAATTAATGAGGAATATCTCGAAAAGCTGAAAGCAGCAACTCAAACTATCGAAGTACTTCTTTATAAAGGTTCTTCTAACGACATCTCGTGGCGTCTTCAAGGTATCCGTCATATTTCAGGGATTAAAGAGTGGTCTCCCGCCCAACAAGCTATTCTTATTGCACGCCTAAAAGATGAAGATGGATATTCTTTTACTGAGGTGGGACAACAATTTGGGCTTAGTGGAAAAGCTATAGGGCGGCTGTATAGGATTCACAAATCCTTAAATCAAATGCGGACTGACGATGAGTATGGTGATAAAGCGCAAAACGACCAGTTTACTTTATTTGATGAAGCATATAAGCATAAAACGGTACGTGATTGGTTAGAGTGGGATGAAAATGAGTATAAGTACAAAAACACAAGCAACTTAAAACAGTTTTATAGCTGGATTGTTCCAGATGAAGAGCATGAAGAAAAACTGCGACGTATTAAAGATCCTCGACATATGCGATATTTAGCAGAATTATTAGATAAAAAAAGGCCTGATTTACTCAATGCCATCGAGCGCCATGAAATGACTATCGAAGAAGCTTGGGGAAGAATAGACGCAGCATCAAATAATAACGGCTATGATTGGGTAGCAGAAATAGATAAAGCAAAAAAGGTAGTCAATGGACTGCCATTCCAAATTTTTCAAGAATACCCAGCACCTTTAAAAGAAGCACTTATTGAGCTACATAGCCTTGTTCAAATGGCATTGTCCAATTTAGAAAAATAG
- a CDS encoding AAA family ATPase, with product MSSFQEITIEGYRRLYNVHVEMRPLTVMIGANGVGKTSLLEIFLLLAASAKGQLELKISELSGLSEIMTRDKADSLVFNLSMALTHGEPLNYYLKLIPKGQFYEIALETLSQQRAPQASQPFKHIDSRGLDVKYSTPQRYELIRPNWEHNPYETSLSQVPKMYQEPENFRKQLASCTFYGALNVVPKSPVRLPQSMRPVTLPGSDGEDLVSCLYYLRETDPNRFEIVEDTLAAAFPDFERLGFPPVAAGTLAMTWKDKNFSRPLYMHQLSEGTLRFLWLVTLLQSPDLTAVTLIDEPEVSLHPELLRLLTDLMREASKRTQLIVATHSDRLVRFLQPKEVLVCDAEDGTTTMTWSDSLDLEKWLEDYSLDQVWAMNLLGGRP from the coding sequence ATGAGTTCTTTTCAAGAAATTACTATTGAAGGATATCGGCGCTTATACAACGTACACGTTGAAATGCGTCCCCTAACTGTGATGATTGGAGCTAACGGGGTAGGCAAAACCTCCCTTTTAGAGATTTTTTTACTCTTAGCAGCATCAGCAAAAGGTCAGCTTGAGTTAAAAATTTCTGAACTCAGTGGTCTTAGTGAAATTATGACTCGTGACAAAGCCGATAGTCTGGTGTTTAACTTATCTATGGCTTTGACTCATGGGGAACCGTTAAATTACTATCTCAAGCTTATTCCTAAAGGTCAGTTTTATGAAATTGCTTTGGAAACCCTAAGCCAACAGCGCGCTCCTCAAGCTTCTCAACCTTTCAAGCATATTGATTCTCGTGGTTTGGACGTAAAGTATTCTACTCCACAGCGATATGAGTTAATTCGTCCAAATTGGGAACATAATCCCTATGAAACTTCTCTTTCTCAAGTTCCCAAAATGTACCAAGAACCAGAGAATTTCCGCAAACAGCTAGCTTCTTGCACGTTTTATGGGGCATTGAATGTTGTACCTAAAAGTCCGGTTCGTTTACCTCAATCTATGCGTCCGGTAACATTGCCCGGTTCTGATGGAGAAGATTTAGTATCTTGCCTTTATTATCTGCGCGAAACTGACCCGAATCGGTTTGAAATTGTAGAGGATACGCTTGCTGCAGCTTTTCCTGATTTTGAGCGATTGGGATTTCCTCCAGTAGCAGCAGGAACTTTGGCGATGACTTGGAAAGATAAAAATTTCTCGCGACCCCTTTATATGCACCAGCTATCTGAAGGTACTTTGCGATTTCTCTGGTTGGTAACACTCCTGCAAAGCCCAGATTTAACTGCTGTCACTCTAATAGATGAACCAGAAGTCAGTTTGCACCCTGAATTATTGCGGTTGCTTACTGATTTAATGAGAGAAGCTTCAAAACGAACTCAGCTAATTGTGGCAACACATTCAGATAGATTAGTAAGATTTTTACAGCCTAAAGAAGTATTAGTTTGTGATGCTGAAGATGGTACAACCACTATGACTTGGTCTGACTCATTAGATCTGGAGAAATGGCTAGAAGACTATAGCTTAGATCAAGTTTGGGCAATGAATTTATTAGGTGGTCGTCCATGA
- a CDS encoding DUF4276 family protein: MKIAILVEGATETAFKPILAAFLKLRLQQKMPRLKFIPYDGRIPKEAKLKRIVENLLTGKDAYNAVIALTDVYTGTDDFIDATDAKAKMNAWVGNHTKFYPHVAQYDFEAWLLPYWSTIQKLAEHNKSAPSGLPEQVNHDNPPSYRIKEIFEIGKCKRSYSKIRDAASILKKNNLMDAVNLCPELKAFINTILFLCESELIP; the protein is encoded by the coding sequence ATGAAAATAGCTATTTTAGTTGAAGGCGCAACAGAAACAGCTTTTAAGCCGATTTTAGCAGCTTTTCTTAAATTGCGGTTACAACAGAAAATGCCTAGACTTAAGTTTATACCTTATGATGGTCGCATTCCTAAAGAAGCAAAACTCAAGCGTATTGTTGAAAATTTGCTAACTGGCAAAGACGCTTATAATGCTGTAATTGCATTAACAGATGTATACACGGGAACAGATGATTTTATAGATGCAACGGATGCCAAAGCTAAAATGAACGCTTGGGTAGGGAACCATACCAAGTTTTATCCTCACGTAGCTCAGTATGATTTTGAAGCTTGGTTGTTACCCTATTGGTCAACCATTCAAAAATTAGCTGAGCATAACAAGTCAGCACCTAGTGGCTTACCTGAACAAGTCAATCATGATAACCCACCCTCATATCGTATTAAAGAAATATTTGAAATAGGTAAATGTAAACGTAGTTATAGTAAGATTCGTGATGCAGCAAGCATTTTGAAAAAAAATAATTTGATGGATGCAGTGAATTTATGTCCAGAATTGAAAGCATTTATAAACACTATTTTGTTTTTGTGTGAGAGTGAATTGATTCCATAA